The sequence below is a genomic window from Armatimonadota bacterium.
CCCGTGGCCGTGGACTGCACCCACATCCCGACCAGCGAGACCACCATCCCCGTCCAGAAGAGGCGGTAGTTGGGATGCCGCAGGGCGGCGAAGGTGGAGCCCGGGCCCGGCGCGCTCATCGCCCGCGGCGGGAGGGCGCCACGAACGCCTCCAGGTCGCGGCGAAGGATCCGGTACACCTTGCCCAGTTTCGCCGCCGGCAGCCGCCCGGTCCGGATGTACTTGTAGAGCGTGATCTTGTGCACCTGGAGGTACTGCGCGGCCTGCTCCACGGTCAGGACCTCGCGGTCCCGCACCAGGGCGTCGATGCTGGGATAGGCGCGGCCCATGGTCTTCATCGTCCTCCCACCTCGTCGGAGGCTCCCGCCTGGCGCCCGGCGACGAGTTCACGCACCTGTCGACCGATCCGGACCGCGGTGTCCGGCCGCAGCTGGAAGAACTTCAGGCCCCCCCGCTCCACAGAGCGCACGAGGTGCGCCGCCCGCAGCTGGGCCAGATGGTGGATCGCCGTGACGTGGCTCACGCCGAGCCGGTTCGCGATCTCCTGAAGGTACATCTCCCGCTCCGCCAGCATCTGCAGGATGCGCAGCCGCGTCTCGTCCCCGAGCGCCTTGCACAGACGGGCCAGCTCCTGCACCGGCGAGACCTCCTCGCCCCGGGTCAGGTCCACGGGATAGATGAACAACCGCGCGCCCGGGTACTCGCTGATCAGGTTGTAGGGGCGGAAAAAGTAGGAAGGGGCGAGCACCACCTGGGCGATCTCGGCGTCCGGCGCCACGGTGATGCCGCCCGTGGCCCGCTCGATAAACTCGGCGGGCGGCAGCTGCAGGGCCAGCGCCGTCTGCCTCTCCGCATCGGCCCGCAGCAGCGGAATCACCCGCGCCTCCTCCCCGGCGTAGACGCCTCCGTAGAACCCGCGCAGCAGGCGCAGCAGCCGCTGCTGGACTTCCCCGGGGGGCGAGGTGACGATCTCCCGGACGCGCCCCGCCTCGTACTCCTTGGGATAGGCGGCTAGGAGCTCCCGTACGGCGCTGTCGCGTCGGGTCCGCAGGACCTCGCGCAGCAGCGGGGCCGCCGGGCGCGCCGCCCGGGGCGCGGTGAGCATCCGCTCCACCACCTCGCGCGGCGAGGCCGCGGCCACGAGCCGGAGGAACTCGGGAATCGTGGCCCCGGTCCGGCCGGCGAGGAACGAGGTCAAGCCGATCATGAAGCCCCGCTCGCGGGCGAACAGGCGCAGATCCCGGCGCAGGGCGGCGTCCAGCGCCCCGCGGGCGCGCTGCACCCAGCCGCGGTCGATCTCGAACCCCCGCTCGGGGTCCCAGTTCTCGGCGACGAACAACGCCGCCAGGAAATCGTAGACCGGCGAGGGGTCCACGCGGACGACGAGGCCGGGGCTCTTGCTGGTGAGGTCGATGACCTTCATGGCGGGGAAGGTGATGTAGACAATTGGCTACATCAATGTTGAGCTTACACTACTCAGCCGACGAGGTCAAGTCATCTCGCGGGGCACCGGTCAGGCACCGGCCCCAGGAATCAGCCGTCTTGGGACGGAGGTTTCGGCGCGCTCTTCTGCCAGGTGGTGTCGGGCGTTCCGGCCCGGGCGTTCGCCGCGCGCGCCAGGACGAAGAGCAGGTCGGAGAGACGGTTCAGGTAGCGGATGATCTCGGGATTCACGCTCTCCCGGCGGGCCAGCGTGACCACCCGGCGTTCGGCGCGCCGGCAGACGGTGCGGGCCACGTGCAGCGCCGCGGCCAGGGGATCGCCGGCCGGGAGGATGAACTCGCGCAGAGGGGGCAGCGTCTCCTGATAGAGGTCGATCACCCCTTCCAGCACCTTGACCTCCGCGTCGGTGATCGCCGACGGGGTCTTCGGCGGCCCGGGAGTCGCCAGCTCCGCCCCCAGGTCGAACAACCGGTGCTGAATCCGGTCGAAGACCTCAAGGAGATCGGTCTCGCGGGTGAGGGCCCGGGCCGCACCGATGACGGCGTTCAGTTCGTCCACGGCGCCGTACGCCTCGACGCGGGGATGGTCTTTGGGCACGCGCTGCCCGCCGATCAGCCCGGTCTCGCCGCGGTCCCCCGTCCGGGTGTAGATGCGCGGCCCGGGCGCCGTCGTGACCTGACCCTGACCCCTCCGGCGCCCCCGGCCTCCCCTGCGCCCGCGCCTCCGCCGCCGTTTGGGCGGCTGCTCGTCGCTCACGGGTCGAGCCCGCCGTCGCTCCCTCCCGCCGCCACCGCCTCCCGCTGTGGCGCCGGCTGGCGCAGGTGGTCGGCGAACCACCTGACGATCCAGCGCAGGCGCTCCAGCCGGTGGGCCGGCTTGCCGGCGCGGGAGAGGTCGTGGCTCTCTCCGGGAAATCGGACGAAGACGACCTCGCGGCGCAGTTTCTTCAAGGCGGCGAAGAGCTGCTCGGCCTCGGGCATCGGACAGCGCAGGTCCATCTCGCTGTGCAGGATCAGCAGCGGGGTCCTGATGTTCGCCACGTAGGCCAGGGGCGAGCGCTCCCAGTACCAGGTCGGCGACTCCCACGGATCGCCCGGGAACTCCCAGAAGCCCTTCATGTAGGCCAGGTCGCTCGTCCCCCACTGGCTGAGGTGGTTGCTGATCGAGCGCATCGTCACCGCCGCCTTGAAGCGGTCGGTATGGCCGATCACCCAGTTGGTCATGAACCCGCCGTAGCTGCCGCCGGCCACGCCGAGCCGCTCGGGGTCGAGGAAGGGGAAGCGCTCAAGGGCGGCGTCGAGCCCGCGCATGATGTCCTCGTAGTCCTTGCCCCCCCAGTCGTGGTGGGTGGCGGCGGTGAAGCGCTGGCCGTAGCCCTGGCTGCCGCGCGGGTTGGTGAAGACGACCGCAAACCCCTCCGCCGCCAGGACCTGAAACTCGTGGAAGAAGGCCTCGCCGTACGCCCCGTGGGGACCGCC
It includes:
- a CDS encoding helix-turn-helix domain-containing protein, with protein sequence MKTMGRAYPSIDALVRDREVLTVEQAAQYLQVHKITLYKYIRTGRLPAAKLGKVYRILRRDLEAFVAPSRRGR
- a CDS encoding winged helix-turn-helix domain-containing protein, with product MKVIDLTSKSPGLVVRVDPSPVYDFLAALFVAENWDPERGFEIDRGWVQRARGALDAALRRDLRLFARERGFMIGLTSFLAGRTGATIPEFLRLVAAASPREVVERMLTAPRAARPAAPLLREVLRTRRDSAVRELLAAYPKEYEAGRVREIVTSPPGEVQQRLLRLLRGFYGGVYAGEEARVIPLLRADAERQTALALQLPPAEFIERATGGITVAPDAEIAQVVLAPSYFFRPYNLISEYPGARLFIYPVDLTRGEEVSPVQELARLCKALGDETRLRILQMLAEREMYLQEIANRLGVSHVTAIHHLAQLRAAHLVRSVERGGLKFFQLRPDTAVRIGRQVRELVAGRQAGASDEVGGR
- a CDS encoding cob(I)yrinic acid a,c-diamide adenosyltransferase gives rise to the protein MYTRTGDRGETGLIGGQRVPKDHPRVEAYGAVDELNAVIGAARALTRETDLLEVFDRIQHRLFDLGAELATPGPPKTPSAITDAEVKVLEGVIDLYQETLPPLREFILPAGDPLAAALHVARTVCRRAERRVVTLARRESVNPEIIRYLNRLSDLLFVLARAANARAGTPDTTWQKSAPKPPSQDG